In the Scomber japonicus isolate fScoJap1 chromosome 18, fScoJap1.pri, whole genome shotgun sequence genome, one interval contains:
- the LOC128378640 gene encoding glucose-6-phosphatase catalytic subunit 1-like, giving the protein MDLLHSSGVSSTYYLQTQYNHSQNYFLLVSTATDLHNTFFLLFPIWFHVRQAEAVKLVWVAVVGDWVNLMLKWLFFGEHPYWWIQETSFYGNSSQPMIEQFPMTCETGPASPSGHAMGAAAVYYTMMSSCLTTVLKKDGNQIKKWCVCVSLWTLFWCVQVCVCISRVFIAAHFPHQVIMGVIIGILLAESLSRTRQIYEARLCSYLLTSLLLLSLALLLYLCLRLIGVDLLWSIEKARLWCHRAEWVSVDTNPLASLFKNTGTLLGLGLGLHSPLHVHTSRVAVSRRTDSTIYRFICLSVTLLLLQLFDSVFRLPVHNGVLFYLLSFCKSATVPLATVAIVPHCVAAALGYKGEKLA; this is encoded by the exons ATGGATTTACTCCACAGTTCCGGTGTGAGCAGTACATACTACCTGCAGACCCAATACAACCACAGCCAGAACTACTTCCTGTTGGTCTCCACAGCAACTGACCTACACAACACCTTCTTCCTGCTGTTCCCCATATGGTTCCATGTACGGCAAGCCGAAGCAGTCAAACTGGTGTGGGTGGCAGTAGTGGGAGACTGGGTCAACCTGATGCTGAAATG GCTTTTTTTTGGAGAGCACCCCTATTGGTGGATTCAGGAGACAAGTTTCTATGGCAACTCTTCCCAGCCAATGATAGAGCAGTTTCCCATGACATGTGAGACTGGGCCTG CAAGTCCATCAGGTCACGCAATGGGCGCCGCCGCTGTGTACTacacaatgatgtcatcatgccTCACCACAGTGCTGAAGAAAGATGGAAATCAAATCAAGAAATG gtgtgtgtgtgtctcactgtggACGCTGTTCtggtgtgtacaggtgtgtgtatgcatcTCTAGAGTCTTCATCGCTGCTCACTTCCCACATCAGGTCATCATGGGAGTTATTATAG GTATCCTACTGGCAGAATCCCTCAGCCGAACCAGGCAGATCTATGAGGCCCGTCTGTGTTCCTACCTCCTcacctccctgctcctcctttccctggctctcctcctctacctgtGCCTCCGGCTGATAGGCGTCGACCTCCTCTGGAGCATCGAGAAAGCACGGCTCTGGTGCCACCGAGCAGAGTGGGTCAGCGTGGACACCAATCCTTTGGCCAGCTTGTTCAAAAATACTGGGACTCTGCTGGGCCTGGGTCTAGGACTCCACTCTCCCTTGCATGTGCACACCAGCAGAGTAGCGGTCAGCAGGAGGACTGATAGCACCATCTACAGGTTTATCTGTTTAAGTgtgacgctgctgctgctgcagttatTTGACTCAGTGTTTAGGCTGCCTGTACACAATGGGGTTCTGTTCTATCTGCTGTCATTCTGTAAAAGTGCCACTGTGCCTCTGGCTACTGTGGCCATTGTGCCCCACTGTGTGGCTGCAGCACTGGGCTACAAGGGGGAAAAGCTGGCGTGA